A region of Bacillus cabrialesii DNA encodes the following proteins:
- a CDS encoding LLM class flavin-dependent oxidoreductase, with product MIRLSILDQSLIGEGETAADTLQQTVKLAQMAEEYGYHRFWVAEHHNNEEIAGSAPEVLLGYLAASTKNIHLASGGVMLQHYSPYKVAEQFHLLSALAPGRIDLGVGKAPGGYQLSTDALQAEYEKPARKFDEKLEELTHFIRDDFPDTHRYAALRPAPRVDQQPGIFLLGGSVESAISAAKLGISFVFAYFINGEEEVLKEARQAFDTHLPSGSEAEFHLAPAVFAAHTKEEAEKHIVSRETIKVVLQDGRRVNIGSRQQAEAYLENVSQPYDIIVQKTGVIAGTKEEAADELKRLSDTYKINDFVIFTPMKQADEKQLSYQLLSEAVLAAKR from the coding sequence ATGATCCGCTTAAGTATTTTAGATCAAAGCTTGATTGGTGAAGGGGAGACAGCAGCCGATACACTGCAGCAAACGGTGAAGTTGGCGCAGATGGCTGAAGAGTATGGATATCACCGGTTTTGGGTGGCTGAACATCACAATAATGAAGAAATTGCAGGATCTGCGCCTGAGGTTCTTTTAGGTTATCTTGCCGCTAGCACAAAGAACATTCATTTAGCATCAGGCGGAGTGATGTTGCAGCATTACAGCCCTTACAAAGTGGCGGAGCAGTTTCACCTTCTGTCGGCGTTAGCTCCCGGCCGTATAGATCTCGGAGTGGGCAAAGCGCCCGGCGGGTATCAGCTGTCAACTGACGCGCTGCAGGCCGAATATGAAAAACCGGCGCGAAAGTTTGATGAAAAACTGGAGGAACTTACTCATTTCATTCGGGATGATTTTCCTGATACCCACCGGTACGCGGCACTGCGTCCTGCTCCGCGGGTTGATCAGCAGCCGGGGATTTTTCTGCTGGGAGGAAGTGTGGAGAGTGCCATTTCGGCTGCCAAACTGGGAATCTCTTTTGTTTTTGCTTACTTTATTAATGGTGAAGAGGAAGTGCTGAAAGAAGCACGCCAAGCTTTTGACACGCATCTGCCTTCAGGATCTGAGGCTGAATTCCATCTTGCTCCCGCTGTTTTTGCGGCACATACGAAAGAAGAAGCGGAAAAACATATTGTGTCGCGTGAAACGATAAAAGTGGTTTTACAAGACGGGCGGAGAGTCAACATCGGCTCCCGTCAACAGGCTGAGGCCTATCTTGAAAACGTCAGCCAGCCCTATGACATCATTGTGCAAAAAACCGGGGTGATTGCTGGAACGAAAGAAGAGGCTGCAGATGAGTTAAAGCGTTTATCAGACACATACAAAATCAATGATTTTGTTATTTTTACACCGATGAAACAAGCTGACGAAAAACAGCTGTCTTATCAGCTGCTGAGCGAAGCGGTTTTAGCCGCCAAACGTTAA
- a CDS encoding glutaredoxin family protein, protein MTDVVNIVVWSKKGCSYCKEVKNYLDEKGVAFQNIDVSEKEELRDILQAKYGIRHVPVVEIGSGNQYQGITEIGIEHLDRALAMYAQIKEAKDDTF, encoded by the coding sequence ATGACTGATGTTGTGAACATTGTGGTTTGGAGTAAAAAAGGCTGTTCGTATTGCAAAGAAGTCAAGAATTACTTAGATGAAAAAGGGGTAGCGTTCCAAAATATCGATGTGTCGGAGAAAGAAGAGCTGCGTGATATTCTGCAGGCGAAATATGGGATACGCCATGTGCCTGTGGTCGAAATCGGGAGCGGCAATCAGTATCAGGGGATTACTGAAATCGGGATTGAACACCTTGACCGTGCACTTGCCATGTATGCGCAGATAAAGGAGGCAAAAGATGACACGTTCTGA